From Bosea sp. NBC_00550, the proteins below share one genomic window:
- a CDS encoding DUF1127 domain-containing protein, which translates to MPKHKLSLWQVTIFRFVVPRHFAQFRPTPAGACARNAEVRIMTCLSETALLRAPSRLPLNHPWLAIWDRWRGAWRAGRYLASLDERALRDLGLQRDLLAPPGPRDAAELWQQLPPPV; encoded by the coding sequence ATGCCGAAGCATAAGCTCTCCTTATGGCAGGTGACAATCTTCCGCTTTGTCGTGCCACGGCATTTCGCTCAGTTTCGACCCACACCGGCGGGCGCCTGTGCCCGCAATGCCGAGGTTCGGATCATGACATGTCTCTCCGAGACGGCGCTCCTGCGCGCGCCAAGCCGTTTGCCCCTCAATCATCCCTGGCTGGCGATATGGGATCGCTGGAGAGGCGCGTGGCGGGCGGGGCGCTATCTCGCCTCGCTCGACGAGCGTGCCCTGCGCGATCTCGGGCTCCAGCGCGATTTGCTGGCGCCGCCCGGCCCGCGAGACGCGGCCGAGCTGTGGCAGCAGCTGCCGCCACCTGTCTGA
- the gcvA gene encoding transcriptional regulator GcvA: protein MPAHLPPPKLPPLAAVRVFEAAARHQNFTRAAEELGMTQAAVSYQVRLLEDRVGAALFVRRPRQVELTPLGQRLAKPVAKALADIGMVFREICEENQTVLTISSLQTMAITWLSPRLAQFQMENPQFAVRVRTSQHLVNFSTEGVDLAVRYGPGSWPGVTAEKLFDCHYAPLCAPELRERLQLREAADLLRAPLLSADETSWKVWFADLGLDMPQQAGRTMSLEMQAMNVQAAMRGHGVTMAVPELFAYDIAAGRLVYAVEHAVRDEWAYWIVYPQERQRERKIRLFRDWILAEARAAAMALPVMASSRGLTRPAP, encoded by the coding sequence ATGCCCGCTCACCTTCCGCCGCCGAAGCTGCCGCCGCTTGCCGCCGTCCGTGTCTTCGAGGCTGCGGCGCGCCACCAGAACTTCACCCGCGCCGCCGAGGAACTCGGCATGACGCAGGCCGCAGTGAGCTATCAGGTCCGGCTGCTGGAGGATCGCGTCGGCGCTGCCCTGTTCGTGCGCCGGCCGCGACAGGTGGAACTGACGCCGCTCGGGCAGCGGCTCGCAAAACCGGTCGCGAAGGCGCTTGCCGATATCGGCATGGTGTTCCGGGAAATCTGCGAGGAGAACCAGACGGTCCTGACGATCTCCTCGCTACAGACGATGGCCATCACCTGGCTGTCGCCGCGACTGGCGCAGTTCCAGATGGAGAACCCGCAATTCGCCGTGCGCGTTCGAACCTCGCAGCATCTCGTCAACTTCTCCACCGAGGGCGTCGATCTCGCCGTGCGTTATGGGCCGGGCTCATGGCCGGGCGTCACGGCGGAGAAGCTGTTCGATTGCCACTACGCGCCGCTCTGCGCGCCCGAACTGCGCGAGCGGCTGCAACTGCGCGAGGCGGCCGACCTGTTGCGGGCGCCGCTGCTCAGCGCCGATGAGACGTCCTGGAAGGTTTGGTTCGCCGATCTCGGCCTCGACATGCCACAGCAGGCCGGGCGGACGATGTCGCTGGAGATGCAGGCGATGAATGTCCAGGCCGCGATGCGCGGGCACGGCGTCACGATGGCAGTGCCCGAGCTCTTCGCCTACGACATCGCGGCCGGACGGCTCGTCTATGCGGTCGAGCACGCCGTACGCGACGAATGGGCCTATTGGATCGTCTATCCGCAGGAGCGCCAGCGCGAGCGCAAGATCAGGCTGTTCCGCGACTGGATCCTGGCGGAAGCGCGGGCAGCGGCCATGGCGCTGCCCGTCATGGCATCGAGCCGGGGGCTGACCCGCCCGGCGCCATGA
- a CDS encoding alpha/beta hydrolase, translating to MPEVIFNGPAGRIEGRYQPAKKRGAPLAIILHPHPQFGGTMNNQIVYNLFYTYVNRGFSALRFNFRGVGRSQGHFDHGAGELSDAAAALDWMQALNPEAKSCWIAGVSFGAWIGMQLLMRRPEIEGFLSIAAMANRYDFSFLAPCPSSGLFVHGSEDRVAPVKEVMAVIEKVKTQKGIQIEHTVVEGANHFFDGKVDVLMEQVGVYLDRKVGPEILKSEQEQA from the coding sequence ATGCCAGAGGTGATTTTCAACGGGCCGGCAGGCCGGATCGAGGGCCGCTATCAGCCCGCGAAGAAGCGGGGCGCGCCGCTGGCGATCATCCTGCACCCGCACCCGCAGTTCGGCGGGACGATGAACAACCAGATCGTCTACAACCTGTTCTACACCTATGTGAACCGCGGCTTCTCGGCGCTGCGCTTCAACTTCCGCGGTGTCGGCCGCAGCCAGGGCCATTTCGATCATGGCGCCGGCGAGCTCTCGGACGCCGCCGCCGCGCTGGACTGGATGCAGGCGCTCAACCCGGAGGCCAAGAGCTGCTGGATCGCCGGCGTCTCCTTCGGCGCCTGGATCGGCATGCAGCTTCTGATGCGCCGCCCCGAGATCGAGGGCTTCCTCTCGATCGCGGCGATGGCCAACCGCTACGACTTCTCGTTCCTGGCGCCCTGCCCGTCCTCCGGCCTGTTCGTGCACGGCTCGGAGGATCGCGTCGCCCCGGTCAAGGAGGTGATGGCGGTGATCGAGAAGGTGAAGACCCAGAAGGGCATCCAGATCGAGCACACGGTCGTCGAGGGCGCCAACCATTTCTTCGACGGCAAGGTCGACGTGCTGATGGAGCAGGTCGGCGTCTATCTCGACCGCAAGGTCGGCCCCGAGATCCTGAAGAGCGAGCAGGAACAGGCCTGA
- a CDS encoding cysteine desulfurase family protein: MVTAGRAYLDHNATTPARPEVVEAVAHALALPGNPSSVHGEGRAARGAMERAREQVATLVGAKASNVVFTSGGTEANVTVLSPGLMDCDGGRDCVRTPASLLLHSATEHACVREGHRFPAGAVEAIPVDENGVVDLGWLDERLARFVTENPGARALVSIHLANNETGVIQPVAEAAAIAHRHGALLHSDAVQAAGKIDIDIMALGADVLTLSAHKIGGPKGIGAIVFRTGALELADKPMRGGGQERGWRAGTENLAGIIGFGAAADIAREALATEAGRLGGLRERLEAGLLALSPETAIFGSSVPRLPNTSAFATPGLKAETLLIRLDLAGAALSSGSACSSGKVKRSHVLDAMKIDPAMSAGALRASLGWTTCEADIDLFLAAYGKLVAASTDRGTRAAA, translated from the coding sequence ATCGTGACGGCGGGACGCGCCTATCTCGACCACAACGCCACGACCCCGGCCCGGCCGGAGGTGGTGGAAGCGGTCGCGCATGCGCTGGCACTGCCGGGCAATCCGTCCTCCGTCCATGGCGAGGGTCGGGCCGCGCGCGGCGCGATGGAGCGGGCACGCGAGCAGGTCGCGACGCTCGTTGGCGCCAAGGCGTCGAACGTCGTCTTCACCAGCGGCGGCACCGAAGCGAACGTCACGGTGCTCTCGCCGGGCCTGATGGATTGCGATGGCGGGCGCGACTGCGTGCGCACCCCGGCCTCCCTGCTGCTTCACAGCGCGACCGAGCATGCCTGCGTGCGCGAGGGGCATCGTTTCCCCGCCGGCGCCGTCGAGGCGATCCCGGTCGACGAGAATGGCGTGGTCGATCTGGGCTGGCTCGACGAGCGGCTTGCACGCTTCGTCACGGAAAACCCGGGCGCGCGCGCGCTGGTCTCGATCCATCTGGCCAACAACGAGACCGGCGTGATCCAGCCGGTGGCGGAGGCCGCAGCGATCGCTCATCGCCATGGCGCCCTGCTTCACAGCGATGCCGTGCAGGCTGCCGGCAAGATCGACATCGACATCATGGCTCTCGGCGCCGACGTGCTGACGCTCTCGGCGCACAAGATCGGTGGTCCCAAGGGCATCGGCGCCATCGTCTTCCGCACCGGCGCTCTCGAACTCGCCGACAAACCCATGCGCGGCGGCGGGCAGGAGCGCGGCTGGCGAGCCGGAACCGAAAACCTTGCGGGAATCATCGGCTTCGGTGCCGCGGCTGACATCGCGCGCGAAGCTCTGGCAACGGAGGCCGGCCGGCTGGGCGGATTGCGGGAGCGGCTGGAGGCCGGCCTGCTGGCGCTCTCGCCCGAGACGGCGATCTTCGGCAGCAGCGTTCCGCGCCTGCCCAATACCAGCGCCTTCGCGACGCCGGGCCTCAAGGCCGAGACCCTTCTGATCAGGCTCGATCTCGCCGGTGCCGCACTTTCGTCCGGCTCGGCCTGCTCCTCGGGCAAGGTCAAGCGCTCGCATGTGCTCGATGCGATGAAAATCGACCCCGCCATGAGCGCAGGGGCCTTGCGGGCGTCGCTCGGATGGACCACCTGCGAAGCAGATATCGATCTCTTTCTTGCGGCCTACGGCAAGCTCGTGGCTGCGAGCACCGATCGGGGCACCCGGGCTGCCGCCTGA
- the sufB gene encoding Fe-S cluster assembly protein SufB: MAAVQETIDQVKSIDVTEYKYGFVTEIEVDKPAKGLTEDTVRYISARKNEPEWMLEWRLDAFRRWKTMTEPVWSRVQYPPIDYQALYYYAAPKKGASPKSLDEVDPAILETYKKLGIPLREQEILAGVAPENRVAVDAVFDSVSVVTTFKKELAQAGVIFCSISEAIQEHPELVKKYLATVVPVTDNYFATLNSAVFTDGSFVYVPKGVRCPMELSTYFRINEQNTGQFERTLIIADEGAYVSYLEGCTAPKRDENQLHAAVVELIALDDAEIKYSTVQNWYPGDSEGKGGIYNFVTKRGDCRGKNSKISWTQVETGSAITWKYPSCILRGDGSRGEFYSIAVSNGAQQVDSGTKMLHLGKNTTSKIIAKGIAAGKSDSTYRGIVSAHRKATGARNFTNCDSLLIGDQCGAHTIPYIEAKTATAIFEHEATTSKIGEDQLFYCQQRGLSEEEAVALIVNGFVKEVLQQLPMEFAVEAQKLITISLEGSVG, translated from the coding sequence ATGGCAGCGGTCCAGGAGACCATCGATCAGGTCAAGTCGATCGACGTGACCGAGTACAAATACGGCTTCGTCACCGAGATCGAGGTCGACAAGCCGGCCAAGGGGCTGACTGAAGACACCGTCCGCTACATCTCGGCGCGCAAGAACGAGCCGGAATGGATGCTGGAATGGCGGCTCGACGCCTTCCGCCGCTGGAAGACGATGACCGAGCCGGTCTGGTCGCGCGTGCAGTACCCGCCGATCGACTATCAGGCCCTCTACTACTACGCCGCGCCGAAGAAGGGCGCCTCGCCGAAGTCGCTGGACGAGGTCGATCCGGCGATTCTCGAAACCTACAAGAAGCTCGGCATCCCCTTGCGCGAGCAGGAAATCCTGGCCGGCGTCGCGCCGGAGAACCGCGTCGCCGTCGATGCCGTGTTCGACTCCGTCTCGGTGGTCACCACGTTCAAGAAGGAGCTGGCGCAGGCCGGCGTGATCTTCTGCTCGATCTCGGAAGCGATCCAAGAGCATCCCGAGCTGGTGAAGAAGTATCTAGCCACCGTCGTGCCGGTGACGGACAACTACTTCGCGACGCTCAACAGCGCGGTCTTCACCGACGGCTCCTTCGTCTATGTGCCGAAGGGCGTGCGCTGCCCGATGGAGCTCTCGACCTATTTCCGCATCAACGAGCAGAACACCGGCCAGTTCGAGCGCACGCTGATCATCGCCGACGAGGGCGCCTATGTCAGCTATCTCGAAGGCTGCACGGCGCCCAAGCGCGACGAGAACCAACTCCACGCCGCGGTGGTCGAGCTGATCGCGCTCGACGATGCCGAGATCAAGTACTCGACCGTCCAGAACTGGTATCCGGGCGATTCCGAGGGCAAGGGCGGCATCTACAACTTCGTGACCAAGCGCGGCGACTGCCGCGGCAAGAACTCGAAGATCTCGTGGACGCAGGTCGAGACCGGCTCGGCGATCACCTGGAAGTACCCGTCCTGCATCCTGCGCGGCGACGGCTCGCGCGGCGAGTTCTACTCGATCGCGGTGTCGAACGGTGCGCAGCAGGTCGATAGCGGCACCAAGATGCTGCATCTCGGCAAGAACACCACCTCCAAGATCATCGCCAAGGGCATCGCGGCCGGCAAATCGGACTCGACCTATCGCGGCATCGTCTCGGCGCATCGCAAGGCGACGGGCGCGCGCAACTTCACCAACTGCGACTCGCTGCTGATCGGCGACCAGTGCGGCGCGCACACCATCCCCTATATCGAGGCCAAGACCGCGACCGCGATCTTCGAGCACGAGGCCACCACCTCGAAGATCGGCGAGGACCAGCTCTTCTACTGCCAGCAGCGCGGCCTCTCCGAGGAGGAGGCGGTGGCGCTGATCGTCAACGGCTTCGTCAAGGAGGTGCTGCAGCAGCTCCCGATGGAGTTCGCCGTCGAGGCGCAGAAGCTGATCACCATCTCACTCGAAGGCTCGGTTGGATAA
- the sufC gene encoding Fe-S cluster assembly ATPase SufC encodes MLEIRNLVVKIADEDKQILNGLNLTVNDGEVAAIMGPNGSGKSTLSYVIAGKEDYEVLDGEILLDGENVLEMEADARAAAGIFLAFQYPLEIPGVATMTFLKAAMNAQRKARGEAELLTPDFIKLVNGAADKLDIAKDMLRRPLNVGFSGGEKKRMEILQMALLSPSMCILDETDSGLDIDALRIVAEGVNALRDKSRGFLVITHYQRLLDHIVPDTVHVMSKGRIVKTGGPELALELEKSGYAAYAEAA; translated from the coding sequence ATGCTCGAAATTCGCAATCTGGTCGTCAAGATCGCCGACGAGGACAAGCAGATCCTGAACGGCCTGAACCTCACCGTGAACGATGGCGAGGTCGCCGCCATCATGGGGCCGAACGGCTCCGGCAAGTCGACCCTGTCCTACGTCATCGCCGGCAAGGAGGACTATGAGGTCCTCGACGGCGAAATCCTGCTCGACGGCGAGAACGTGCTGGAGATGGAGGCCGACGCCCGCGCCGCCGCCGGCATCTTCCTCGCCTTCCAGTACCCGCTGGAGATTCCCGGCGTCGCCACCATGACCTTCCTGAAGGCGGCGATGAACGCGCAGCGCAAGGCGCGCGGCGAGGCCGAGCTGCTGACGCCGGACTTCATCAAGCTGGTCAACGGGGCCGCCGACAAGCTCGACATCGCCAAGGACATGCTGCGCCGGCCGCTCAATGTCGGCTTCTCCGGCGGTGAGAAGAAGCGCATGGAAATCCTTCAGATGGCTCTGCTTTCGCCGTCCATGTGCATCCTCGACGAGACCGATTCCGGCCTCGACATCGACGCGCTGCGCATCGTCGCCGAGGGCGTCAACGCGCTGCGCGACAAGAGCCGCGGCTTCCTGGTCATCACCCACTATCAGCGCCTGCTCGATCACATCGTGCCGGACACCGTCCACGTCATGTCGAAGGGCCGCATCGTGAAGACCGGCGGCCCGGAGCTGGCGCTGGAGCTCGAGAAGTCGGGCTATGCGGCCTATGCGGAGGCGGCGTGA
- the sufD gene encoding Fe-S cluster assembly protein SufD, which yields MAIVTPLKTAAEQQLAQQYADSKAELPGGPAVRKLREDAFAGFEAKGLPHRRLESWRYTDLRSILREARPLADAADVTARVKARLGEIELAGLRLVLVDGAFAPELSALDAIPEGVSVHSLADALVSPREDLTRILAGPSVGADDTGLMLNTALMRDGVFVEIAEGVELEEPVVIVSLVSGEEERAVFHRSVVLAGKGAKGTIVEVSEAAGSAAQQINGAIVFETGDESEIQHVRFVTRQQPATVQVQSLLATVGAHAKFDSFALVCKAGTVRQQHFVRYAGEHSEIGLRGVNLLRASEHSDVTLIVDHEVPHGTSRELFKSIIGGEGTGVFQGKVVVRPHAQKTDGSMKSNALLLNDGASMYNKPELEIFADDVVCGHGATVAQIDGDQLFYLMARGLPRAQAEALVLQAFAGEAVEFIADENVREIVMGEVVAWLQAREAASEVSTV from the coding sequence ATGGCCATCGTCACCCCGCTGAAGACGGCGGCCGAGCAGCAGCTCGCGCAGCAATACGCCGACAGCAAGGCCGAGCTGCCGGGCGGCCCGGCCGTGCGCAAGCTGCGCGAGGACGCCTTTGCCGGCTTCGAGGCCAAGGGCCTGCCGCATCGCCGGCTCGAATCCTGGCGCTATACCGACCTGCGCAGCATCCTGCGCGAGGCGCGCCCGCTCGCTGACGCCGCCGATGTGACCGCCAGGGTCAAGGCCCGGCTCGGCGAGATCGAGCTCGCGGGTCTGCGGCTGGTGCTGGTCGACGGCGCCTTCGCGCCGGAGCTATCGGCGCTCGATGCGATCCCCGAGGGCGTCTCGGTGCACTCGCTCGCCGACGCGCTGGTGTCGCCGCGCGAGGATCTGACCCGCATCCTGGCCGGCCCCTCGGTCGGCGCCGACGACACCGGGTTGATGCTCAACACGGCGCTGATGCGCGACGGCGTCTTCGTCGAGATCGCCGAGGGTGTGGAGCTCGAGGAGCCCGTCGTGATCGTCTCGCTCGTCTCGGGCGAGGAGGAGCGGGCGGTGTTCCATCGCTCGGTCGTTCTGGCCGGCAAAGGCGCCAAGGGCACGATCGTCGAGGTCAGCGAAGCCGCGGGTTCCGCCGCCCAGCAGATCAACGGCGCCATCGTCTTCGAGACCGGCGACGAGAGCGAGATCCAGCATGTCCGGTTCGTGACCCGCCAGCAGCCCGCGACCGTGCAGGTGCAGAGCCTGCTCGCGACGGTCGGTGCCCACGCGAAGTTCGACTCCTTCGCTCTGGTCTGCAAGGCCGGCACCGTGCGCCAGCAGCATTTCGTCCGCTATGCCGGCGAGCACAGCGAGATCGGCCTGCGCGGCGTCAACCTGCTCCGTGCCTCCGAGCATTCGGACGTTACGCTGATCGTCGACCATGAAGTGCCGCACGGCACCAGCCGCGAGCTGTTCAAGTCGATCATCGGCGGCGAGGGTACTGGTGTGTTCCAGGGCAAGGTCGTCGTGCGTCCCCACGCGCAGAAGACCGATGGCAGCATGAAGAGCAACGCGCTGCTGCTCAACGACGGCGCCTCGATGTACAACAAGCCGGAGCTCGAGATATTCGCCGACGACGTCGTCTGCGGCCATGGCGCGACCGTCGCGCAGATCGATGGCGACCAGCTCTTCTACCTGATGGCGCGCGGCCTGCCGCGTGCCCAGGCCGAAGCTCTGGTGCTGCAGGCCTTCGCCGGCGAGGCGGTCGAGTTCATTGCCGACGAGAACGTGCGCGAGATCGTCATGGGCGAGGTCGTGGCCTGGCTCCAGGCCCGCGAGGCCGCTTCCGAGGTGAGCACCGTCTGA
- a CDS encoding tautomerase family protein, which yields MPYINLQITKGATREQKAQIVKEFTETLVKVLGKNPQNTHIVIQEIERENWGHAGALVADRQPGSGKA from the coding sequence ATGCCCTACATCAATCTCCAGATCACCAAGGGCGCGACGCGCGAGCAGAAGGCCCAGATCGTCAAGGAATTCACCGAGACGCTGGTGAAGGTGCTCGGCAAGAACCCGCAGAACACCCATATCGTGATCCAGGAGATCGAACGGGAGAATTGGGGGCATGCCGGGGCGCTCGTCGCCGACCGGCAGCCCGGTTCCGGAAAGGCGTGA
- a CDS encoding cysteine desulfurase — protein MNAVTGQPVLKPYDVEAIRRDFPILSREVYGKPLVYLDNAASAQKPNAVIDAMTKLMREDYSNVHRGLHYLANASTEAYEAARESAWRFLNAAHLEEVVFTRSSTGALNTVASSLGRYLNLGEGDEIIVSILEHHSNIVPWHYWRERHGAVLKWAPIDEDGNFLVEEFEKLISARTKVVSLTHMSNATGTIVPIAEVAKICRAHGIPLVVDGSQGAVHLPVDVQALGCDFYAFTGHKTYGPTGSGILWGRKEWLDKLPPYEGGGEMIVTVTEDTVTYNDPPHRFEAGTPAIIETVGLGAALEYMMALGRENIAAHEAKLGAYAMERLGEMNSIRIFGKAKEKGAIVAFEMKGAHAHDVATVIDRAGVAVRAGTHCAMPLLARYGVTSTCRASFGLYNTLEEVDSLVEALRKAENLFA, from the coding sequence ATGAACGCGGTCACCGGCCAGCCCGTGCTGAAGCCCTACGACGTCGAGGCGATCAGGCGGGATTTTCCGATCCTGTCGCGCGAGGTCTACGGCAAGCCGCTTGTCTATCTCGACAACGCCGCCTCGGCCCAGAAGCCGAATGCGGTGATCGACGCGATGACGAAGCTGATGCGCGAGGACTATTCCAACGTCCATCGCGGGCTCCACTATCTCGCGAACGCCTCGACCGAAGCCTATGAGGCTGCACGCGAAAGCGCGTGGCGCTTCCTCAACGCAGCGCATCTGGAGGAGGTCGTCTTCACACGCTCCTCGACGGGCGCGCTCAACACCGTGGCGTCCTCGCTCGGGCGGTATCTGAACCTCGGCGAGGGCGACGAGATCATCGTTTCGATCCTCGAGCACCACTCCAACATCGTGCCCTGGCACTACTGGCGCGAGCGCCACGGCGCCGTGCTGAAATGGGCTCCTATCGACGAGGATGGCAATTTCCTCGTCGAGGAATTCGAGAAGCTGATCTCAGCCCGCACCAAGGTCGTGTCGCTCACGCATATGTCGAACGCCACGGGCACGATCGTGCCGATCGCCGAGGTCGCGAAGATCTGCCGGGCGCATGGCATCCCGCTCGTCGTCGACGGCAGCCAGGGCGCGGTGCACCTGCCGGTCGACGTGCAGGCGCTGGGCTGCGATTTCTACGCCTTCACCGGCCACAAGACCTATGGGCCGACCGGCTCCGGCATTCTGTGGGGCCGCAAGGAATGGCTGGACAAGCTGCCGCCCTACGAAGGTGGTGGCGAGATGATCGTCACCGTCACCGAAGACACCGTGACCTATAACGACCCGCCGCACCGCTTCGAGGCCGGCACGCCGGCCATCATCGAGACGGTGGGGCTCGGCGCGGCGCTCGAATACATGATGGCGCTGGGCCGCGAGAACATCGCCGCGCATGAGGCGAAGCTCGGCGCCTATGCGATGGAGCGGCTCGGCGAGATGAACTCGATCCGCATCTTCGGCAAGGCGAAGGAGAAGGGCGCGATCGTCGCCTTCGAGATGAAGGGCGCCCATGCGCACGACGTCGCGACGGTGATCGACCGCGCCGGTGTCGCGGTTCGCGCCGGCACCCATTGCGCAATGCCGCTTTTGGCACGATATGGAGTGACATCGACCTGCCGCGCTTCCTTCGGCCTCTACAACACGCTGGAGGAGGTCGACAGCCTGGTGGAAGCGCTGAGGAAGGCCGAGAACCTGTTCGCATGA
- a CDS encoding SUF system Fe-S cluster assembly protein has protein sequence MPALATSEPIELKEDSYKPNEPQVGSSSSLPPEEIDRLTDDIVAALKTVYDPEIPADIYELGLIYRVDIADDRQVSIDMTLTAPGCPVAGEMPGWVENAVSTVNGIAGVTVNMTFDPPWDQSRMSDEARVALDMW, from the coding sequence ATCCCAGCCTTGGCTACATCCGAACCCATCGAGCTGAAGGAAGACAGCTACAAGCCCAACGAGCCGCAGGTCGGCTCGAGCTCGTCGCTGCCGCCCGAGGAGATCGACCGGCTGACCGACGACATCGTCGCGGCGCTGAAGACGGTCTACGACCCCGAGATTCCGGCCGATATCTACGAGCTCGGCCTGATCTATCGCGTCGACATCGCCGACGACCGGCAGGTCTCGATCGACATGACGCTGACGGCGCCGGGCTGCCCGGTCGCCGGCGAGATGCCGGGCTGGGTCGAGAACGCGGTCAGCACCGTCAACGGGATCGCCGGCGTCACGGTCAACATGACCTTCGATCCGCCCTGGGATCAGTCGCGCATGTCCGACGAGGCTCGCGTCGCCCTCGATATGTGGTGA
- a CDS encoding PhzF family phenazine biosynthesis protein → MPRFPYETVDVFTDRPFGGNPLAVFTDARGLSDAQMQALAAEMNYSETTFVLPADDPANDARVRIFHRTAEMPFAGHPNVGTACVLARHGRDRDGVLRFEQMAGLVEIAIERNGAGEVTGAVIAAPQALSLGIELPAEGIAACASLAPRDIVTAAHQPVQASLGVKFVLAQVAPEALATATPDLAAFRSLEGQYAELAGRLSLFLYARDGNSIRARMFAPLAGTWEDPATGSASATLGALLLSLDGGDEAAYTITQGVEMGRPSLLNVTSRRVADGFRSRVGGGSVPMFRGEALL, encoded by the coding sequence ATGCCGCGCTTCCCCTACGAAACCGTCGACGTCTTCACCGACCGCCCGTTCGGCGGCAATCCGCTCGCGGTCTTCACCGACGCGCGCGGGCTCTCCGATGCGCAGATGCAGGCGCTCGCGGCGGAGATGAACTACAGCGAGACGACCTTCGTCCTGCCGGCTGACGACCCGGCCAATGATGCGCGGGTCCGCATCTTCCACCGTACGGCCGAGATGCCCTTCGCCGGCCATCCCAATGTCGGCACCGCCTGCGTGCTCGCGCGCCATGGCCGCGACCGCGATGGCGTGCTGCGTTTCGAGCAGATGGCGGGCCTTGTCGAAATCGCGATCGAGCGTAATGGGGCAGGCGAGGTGACTGGCGCCGTGATTGCCGCTCCGCAGGCGCTCTCGCTTGGCATCGAGCTGCCGGCCGAGGGCATCGCCGCCTGCGCGAGCCTCGCGCCCAGGGATATCGTCACGGCAGCCCACCAGCCGGTCCAGGCCTCGCTCGGGGTCAAGTTCGTGCTGGCGCAGGTCGCGCCCGAGGCCTTGGCCACGGCCACCCCCGATCTCGCAGCCTTCCGGAGCCTCGAAGGTCAGTATGCCGAACTGGCCGGGCGGCTATCGCTGTTTCTCTATGCGCGCGACGGCAACAGCATCCGGGCGCGGATGTTCGCGCCGCTGGCCGGCACCTGGGAAGATCCGGCAACCGGCAGCGCCAGCGCGACGCTCGGCGCGCTCCTGCTCTCGCTCGATGGCGGCGACGAGGCCGCGTATACGATCACCCAGGGCGTCGAGATGGGCCGGCCGAGCTTGCTGAACGTGACATCCCGGCGCGTCGCGGACGGCTTCCGCTCCCGCGTCGGAGGCGGCAGTGTGCCGATGTTCCGCGGCGAGGCGCTGCTCTAG
- a CDS encoding MmcQ/YjbR family DNA-binding protein produces the protein MSPEAYNAFCATLPATRHVVQWGGADVWKVGEKVFAIGRQQDDGEMAISFKCSPMAFDILSEQPGLRPAPYLASRGMKWIQWQSGESMPDDALQDYLRESHRLAAAGMTKRVRAELGLA, from the coding sequence ATGTCGCCCGAGGCCTACAACGCCTTCTGCGCCACCCTGCCCGCCACGCGCCATGTCGTGCAATGGGGCGGTGCCGATGTCTGGAAGGTCGGAGAGAAGGTCTTCGCCATCGGCCGCCAGCAGGATGACGGCGAGATGGCCATCAGCTTCAAATGCTCGCCGATGGCTTTCGATATCCTCAGCGAGCAGCCGGGCCTGAGACCCGCGCCCTATCTCGCCTCGCGCGGCATGAAATGGATCCAGTGGCAGTCCGGCGAAAGCATGCCGGACGATGCCCTGCAGGATTATCTGCGCGAGAGCCACCGCCTGGCCGCCGCGGGAATGACGAAGCGCGTGCGGGCCGAATTGGGGCTCGCCTAG